The following are from one region of the Advenella mimigardefordensis DPN7 genome:
- a CDS encoding GAF domain-containing protein yields the protein MFSFDHSAGFESVPAMYDTLVSQARSLFEGEPSHIANAANLAALVYHSVPDLNWAGFYFFDGSELVLGPFQGKIACVRIALGKGVCGTAAATGQAQRVPDVFAFPGHIACDAASRSEVVIPLFSGDKLIGVWDVDSPKPNRFTVEDKDGMQALCQVWLDACSSAA from the coding sequence ATGTTCAGTTTCGATCATTCTGCCGGCTTTGAATCGGTTCCCGCCATGTATGACACCCTGGTCAGCCAGGCGCGGTCGCTGTTTGAAGGCGAACCCAGTCATATCGCCAATGCCGCCAATCTGGCGGCGCTGGTGTATCACAGCGTGCCGGATCTGAACTGGGCCGGTTTTTATTTTTTTGATGGCAGCGAGCTGGTGCTGGGGCCTTTTCAGGGAAAAATTGCCTGTGTGCGTATTGCATTGGGAAAAGGGGTTTGCGGTACGGCGGCAGCGACCGGCCAGGCGCAACGGGTGCCGGATGTGTTTGCTTTTCCGGGGCATATCGCCTGCGATGCGGCCTCCCGTTCAGAAGTGGTCATTCCCTTGTTCAGCGGTGACAAACTGATCGGCGTCTGGGATGTGGACAGTCCCAAGCCGAATCGTTTTACCGTGGAAGATAAAGACGGCATGCAGGCGCTGTGTCAGGTATGGCTGGATGCCTGCAGCAGTGCTGCTTAG
- a CDS encoding putative Na+/H+ antiporter has translation MPDKIELIATVLFAIAIVHTFSVPFFAKRAHQGGPHSGLWHAFSEVEAVFGLWAAILIIFMGVSGGLDSAVKYMDSRNFTEPLFVFAIMVVAASRPILVLVGSIVRYLARVLPLPTPVATFLLTLTLVPLAGSFITEPAAMTLAALLLKRAFFDHSSHTRFKYMAVGVLFVNISIGGVLTSYAAPPVLMVAGSFGWDTAYMATHFGWKAALAVMINAGVLTFLMRRELLIAGEHASEQNRADGDARPPVPWIVILIHLVFLASIVVFAHHPAVFIGLMMLFVGYCTAYEHYQDRLMIKEALMVAFFLAGLIVLGGLQQWWLQDLLAGLSPTLLYWGATALTAITDNAALTYLGSLVEGTSEVWRYMLVAGAVTGGGLTVIANAPNPAGFSILKGCFPDEAISPKYLFLAALVPTLVAAAMFLLPVQLLGNTGL, from the coding sequence ATGCCGGACAAGATCGAGTTGATCGCAACGGTCCTGTTTGCGATTGCCATTGTGCACACTTTTTCCGTGCCGTTTTTTGCCAAAAGAGCGCATCAGGGCGGGCCGCACTCAGGTTTGTGGCATGCCTTTTCCGAAGTGGAAGCGGTGTTTGGCTTGTGGGCCGCGATCCTGATCATATTCATGGGTGTGTCCGGCGGGCTCGATAGTGCTGTCAAGTACATGGACAGCCGCAACTTCACTGAGCCGCTCTTTGTTTTTGCCATTATGGTGGTTGCGGCCAGCCGGCCCATTCTCGTGCTGGTTGGTTCAATCGTGCGCTATCTTGCCCGCGTACTGCCGCTGCCTACTCCGGTTGCTACCTTTTTGCTGACCCTCACACTGGTGCCGCTGGCGGGGTCGTTCATTACCGAGCCGGCTGCCATGACGCTGGCCGCCTTGCTGCTGAAGCGCGCGTTCTTTGATCATAGTAGCCATACACGCTTCAAATACATGGCGGTGGGGGTGTTGTTTGTCAATATTTCCATTGGTGGCGTGCTTACCTCCTATGCTGCGCCTCCCGTGCTGATGGTGGCAGGTTCATTTGGCTGGGATACCGCGTACATGGCAACGCATTTCGGCTGGAAGGCGGCGCTTGCGGTTATGATCAATGCGGGCGTACTCACTTTTCTGATGCGCAGGGAGCTGCTGATCGCAGGTGAGCACGCCAGCGAGCAGAACCGGGCTGATGGTGACGCGCGCCCACCGGTGCCCTGGATTGTGATTCTGATTCATCTGGTCTTTCTGGCCAGCATCGTGGTGTTTGCCCATCATCCGGCCGTGTTCATCGGTCTGATGATGCTGTTTGTCGGTTATTGCACCGCTTACGAGCATTACCAGGACAGGCTGATGATCAAAGAGGCGCTGATGGTGGCGTTCTTTCTGGCGGGCCTGATTGTGCTGGGTGGGCTGCAGCAATGGTGGCTGCAGGATCTGCTGGCAGGGCTGTCGCCAACCTTGTTGTACTGGGGTGCCACGGCATTGACGGCCATTACTGATAATGCTGCATTAACTTACCTGGGGTCGCTGGTAGAAGGTACCAGCGAGGTTTGGCGTTATATGCTGGTCGCGGGGGCGGTCACGGGGGGTGGCCTCACTGTGATTGCCAATGCACCCAATCCTGCCGGATTTTCCATTCTCAAGGGATGTTTTCCCGATGAGGCGATTTCGCCCAAATATCTGTTTCTGGCGGCGCTGGTACCTACCCTGGTCGCTGCGGCGATGTTTTTGCTGCCGGTGCAACTTCTGGGAAATACAGGCCTGTAA
- a CDS encoding FmdB family zinc ribbon protein → MPIYAYKCSACGHAKDVLQKMSDAPLTTCPECGQSTFSKQVTAAGFQLKGSGWYVTDFRGGGNNGAGSGSAAATSDSGATGQSAAAPAAAPSSASSNGSAT, encoded by the coding sequence GTGCCTATTTATGCATATAAATGCAGCGCCTGCGGCCATGCCAAGGATGTGCTGCAAAAGATGTCCGATGCGCCGCTTACCACCTGTCCCGAGTGTGGTCAGAGCACGTTTTCCAAGCAGGTTACTGCTGCCGGCTTTCAGCTCAAGGGCTCTGGCTGGTATGTAACCGATTTCCGCGGCGGTGGCAACAATGGCGCGGGCTCGGGCTCTGCTGCGGCCACGTCCGATAGCGGCGCCACCGGGCAGAGTGCGGCTGCACCAGCGGCAGCGCCGTCCTCGGCCTCTTCTAACGGCAGCGCGACCTAA
- the aspS gene encoding aspartate--tRNA ligase, whose protein sequence is MRTCYTGQVSLDQLDQTVTLFGWVHRRRDHGGVIFIDLRDREGIAQIVFDPDNAQAFAIAEEIRNEYCIRITGLVRRRPEGTSNKELVSGEVEVLCREVEVLNASVTPPFQLDDENLSETTRLTHRVLDLRRPQMQRNLMLRYRVSIEVRKFLDGLGFIDIETPMLTKSTPEGARDYLVPSRVHDGQFFALPQSPQLFKQMLMVAGFDRYYQIVKCFRDEDLRADRQPEFTQIDCETSFLNEEEIREIFEGMVRHVFKQVQNVDLDARFPIMSWDEAMRRFGSDKPDMRVKLEFTELTDVMKDVEFKVFSAPATQPGGRVVALRVPGGAELSRKEIDDYTQFVSIYGAKGLAWIKVNDPAKGREGLQSPVVKNLHDAAISEILQRTGAAAGDIIFFGADKAKVVNDAMGALRVKLGHSDFARANGLFEDSWKPLWVIDFPMFEYDDQEGRYFAAHHPFTSPKDGHEDFLTTDPSKAYAKAYDLVLNGWEIGGGSVRIHREEVQSKVFRALNISDEEARAKFGFLLDALQYGAPPHGGLALGLDRLVTMMAGAESIRDVIAFPKTQRAQCLLTQAPSPVDEKQLRELHIRLRNKTVVE, encoded by the coding sequence ATGCGTACCTGCTATACCGGTCAAGTCAGCCTTGATCAGCTGGATCAAACTGTTACCCTTTTCGGCTGGGTGCACCGCCGCCGCGATCATGGGGGCGTGATTTTTATTGATCTGCGTGACCGTGAAGGCATTGCACAGATCGTTTTTGATCCTGACAATGCGCAGGCGTTTGCCATAGCGGAAGAAATCCGTAACGAATACTGCATCCGCATCACCGGTCTGGTGCGCCGTCGTCCTGAAGGCACGTCCAACAAGGAACTGGTCTCCGGTGAAGTCGAAGTGCTGTGCCGCGAGGTCGAAGTCCTTAACGCATCGGTCACACCACCGTTCCAGCTTGACGACGAAAATCTGTCGGAAACCACCCGCCTGACGCATCGCGTTCTGGACCTGCGCCGCCCGCAAATGCAGCGCAATCTGATGCTGCGCTACCGGGTTTCCATCGAAGTGCGCAAATTTCTGGACGGGCTTGGTTTTATCGATATTGAAACCCCCATGCTAACCAAAAGCACACCCGAAGGGGCCCGCGATTATCTGGTGCCTTCGCGGGTGCATGACGGGCAGTTCTTTGCCCTGCCGCAATCACCCCAGCTGTTCAAGCAGATGCTGATGGTGGCTGGTTTTGACCGTTACTATCAAATCGTCAAATGCTTCCGCGACGAAGACCTGCGTGCCGACCGCCAGCCTGAGTTTACACAAATCGACTGCGAAACCTCATTTCTGAACGAAGAAGAAATTCGCGAGATTTTTGAAGGCATGGTGCGCCATGTATTCAAGCAGGTACAGAATGTTGACCTGGATGCGCGCTTCCCGATCATGAGCTGGGACGAAGCCATGCGCCGTTTCGGTTCCGACAAGCCGGACATGCGCGTTAAGCTGGAATTCACTGAACTGACCGACGTGATGAAAGACGTGGAGTTCAAGGTGTTTTCCGCCCCGGCAACTCAGCCAGGCGGACGCGTGGTCGCGCTGCGTGTTCCCGGCGGTGCCGAATTGTCGCGCAAGGAAATTGACGACTACACCCAGTTTGTCAGCATTTACGGTGCCAAAGGTCTGGCATGGATCAAGGTCAATGATCCGGCCAAAGGCCGTGAAGGCTTGCAGTCGCCGGTTGTGAAAAACCTGCATGATGCTGCGATCAGCGAGATTCTGCAACGCACGGGCGCGGCTGCCGGCGACATTATTTTCTTCGGTGCCGACAAGGCAAAAGTGGTTAACGACGCCATGGGTGCCTTGCGCGTCAAACTGGGTCACAGCGACTTTGCCAGGGCTAACGGTTTGTTTGAAGACAGCTGGAAGCCTTTGTGGGTGATTGACTTCCCCATGTTCGAGTATGACGATCAGGAAGGCCGTTATTTCGCTGCGCATCACCCCTTCACCAGTCCGAAAGACGGGCACGAAGATTTCCTTACGACAGACCCATCCAAGGCGTATGCCAAGGCATATGACCTGGTGCTTAACGGCTGGGAAATCGGCGGCGGTTCCGTTCGTATCCATCGTGAAGAAGTGCAAAGCAAGGTATTCCGCGCCCTTAACATCAGTGACGAAGAAGCGCGTGCCAAGTTTGGATTCCTGCTGGATGCCCTGCAGTACGGTGCGCCACCGCACGGTGGCTTGGCCCTGGGGCTGGATCGTCTGGTTACCATGATGGCGGGTGCCGAGTCCATTCGTGACGTGATTGCTTTCCCCAAAACACAACGGGCACAGTGTCTGCTTACCCAGGCGCCATCTCCTGTTGATGAAAAACAATTGCGTGAATTGCATATTCGTCTGCGTAATAAAACGGTCGTCGAATAA
- a CDS encoding 3-hydroxybutyrate dehydrogenase: MTTEVQTSLAGKVALVTGAASGLGKEIAETYAKAGAAVGIADLNLEGANAVAEQINAAGGKAFGIAMDVTDEAQVNKGVDDLVAHFGSLDILVSNAGIQTIESIDKFEFAKWKKMLAIHLDGAFLTTKAALQHMYKAKKGVVIYMGSVHSHEASKLKAPYVTAKHGLLGLARVLAKEGASHNVRSHVICPGFVRTPIVEKQIPEQAKELGITEEEVVKNVMLAGTVDGEFTTPQDIAQTALFLAAFPNNALTGQSVVVSHGWFMQ, encoded by the coding sequence ATGACAACCGAAGTACAAACCTCACTCGCTGGCAAAGTGGCATTGGTGACCGGTGCCGCCAGCGGCCTGGGTAAGGAAATCGCTGAAACCTATGCCAAGGCCGGCGCCGCTGTGGGTATTGCTGACCTGAATCTGGAGGGTGCCAATGCGGTGGCGGAGCAAATCAATGCTGCGGGTGGCAAGGCCTTTGGTATTGCCATGGACGTGACCGACGAAGCGCAGGTTAACAAAGGTGTGGATGATCTTGTCGCGCACTTTGGTTCTCTGGATATCCTGGTGTCAAATGCAGGCATCCAGACCATCGAGTCTATCGACAAGTTTGAATTTGCGAAGTGGAAAAAAATGCTGGCAATCCATCTGGACGGCGCGTTTCTGACCACCAAGGCAGCCCTGCAGCATATGTACAAGGCCAAAAAAGGCGTGGTTATTTATATGGGATCGGTGCATTCTCATGAGGCATCAAAACTGAAAGCGCCGTATGTGACTGCAAAACACGGCTTGCTGGGACTGGCCCGGGTCTTGGCTAAAGAGGGTGCCTCTCACAATGTGCGTTCGCACGTGATTTGTCCTGGTTTTGTTCGTACCCCGATCGTGGAAAAACAGATTCCGGAACAAGCCAAAGAGTTGGGTATTACCGAAGAAGAAGTGGTCAAGAACGTGATGCTGGCAGGTACAGTGGACGGCGAATTTACGACACCGCAGGATATCGCTCAAACGGCGCTGTTCCTGGCGGCGTTCCCCAATAACGCGCTTACCGGTCAATCGGTCGTGGTCAGTCACGGCTGGTTCATGCAATAG
- a CDS encoding DUF3734 domain-containing protein, which translates to MVQLPEYERIALVLQGGGALGAYQAGVFEGLEQAGVAPNWISGISIGALNTAIIAGNPPGQRAQRLHEFWDTICQPNNGFGLLPWVEQSLFRLNDLARSGLSAMYGMSAMMDGQKGFFTPRFPPPPVYTPGSVDQTSFYDMSPLRDTLLRLCDFDLINSGHLNVSVGAVNVRTGNFTYFCNDRHHLTPEHFMASGALPPAFAPVQIDGEYYWDGGIMSNTPLGYVLDAEVNADTLVFQVDLWSARGHLPDNMMQVYDRVKEIQYSSRTRLVTNQWARMQRMRAVMANVLKELPDQHALDAETLETARAIADSKHCNVIQLIYRDREYESYNKDYQFGVSAMRDHWKSGLKDIRNTLAQPDYLAMPDNDISFVTHDIHRIQSEKARKRKF; encoded by the coding sequence ATGGTTCAGTTGCCCGAGTATGAGCGCATCGCGCTGGTTTTGCAGGGAGGCGGTGCGCTGGGGGCCTATCAGGCTGGCGTATTCGAAGGTCTGGAGCAGGCCGGCGTTGCGCCCAACTGGATATCGGGCATTTCCATTGGTGCGCTCAATACTGCGATCATCGCGGGCAACCCGCCGGGTCAGCGCGCGCAGCGCCTGCACGAATTCTGGGACACCATTTGCCAGCCCAATAATGGGTTCGGCCTGTTGCCCTGGGTGGAGCAAAGCCTGTTTCGGCTGAACGACCTGGCCCGTAGCGGCCTGTCCGCCATGTATGGCATGTCGGCCATGATGGACGGACAAAAGGGTTTTTTCACGCCCCGATTTCCGCCCCCGCCGGTTTACACCCCGGGTAGTGTGGATCAGACCAGCTTCTATGATATGTCGCCGTTGCGCGATACGCTGCTGCGGCTATGTGATTTCGATCTCATCAACAGTGGTCATCTGAATGTTTCCGTGGGCGCAGTGAATGTGCGCACGGGCAACTTCACCTATTTCTGCAATGACAGACATCACCTCACACCAGAGCATTTCATGGCATCGGGCGCCTTGCCGCCTGCGTTCGCGCCGGTGCAGATTGATGGCGAATACTACTGGGATGGCGGCATTATGTCCAATACACCGCTGGGCTATGTGCTGGACGCCGAGGTGAATGCGGATACGCTGGTTTTTCAGGTGGATTTATGGAGTGCTCGCGGACATTTGCCCGACAACATGATGCAGGTGTATGACCGGGTAAAGGAAATTCAGTATTCCAGTCGAACCCGGCTCGTGACCAATCAGTGGGCACGGATGCAGCGCATGCGCGCGGTCATGGCCAACGTGCTGAAGGAGTTACCGGATCAGCACGCGCTGGACGCCGAAACCCTGGAGACAGCCCGGGCCATTGCCGACAGCAAGCACTGCAATGTGATTCAGCTTATTTACCGTGATCGCGAGTATGAGTCGTATAACAAGGATTATCAATTCGGCGTGAGTGCCATGCGCGACCACTGGAAATCCGGGCTTAAGGATATTCGCAATACACTGGCGCAGCCCGACTATCTTGCCATGCCCGATAATGATATTTCATTTGTGACCCACGATATTCATCGCATTCAAAGCGAAAAGGCGCGCAAGAGGAAATTCTGA
- a CDS encoding HigA family addiction module antitoxin produces the protein MDALNHPHPGLILREDVIVPLGLTVSDAAEKLGMSRTAFSRVINGKAGISPDLAIRLETAGISSARFWINLQAEYDLEKARQHKQPKIARLRAKLALT, from the coding sequence ATGGATGCACTTAATCACCCTCATCCCGGCCTAATTTTGCGTGAGGACGTGATAGTCCCACTGGGACTGACAGTGAGCGATGCCGCCGAAAAACTAGGTATGTCCCGCACCGCATTTTCACGAGTAATCAATGGCAAGGCAGGTATTAGCCCCGATTTGGCAATCAGGCTGGAAACGGCCGGTATCAGTTCGGCCCGGTTCTGGATCAATTTGCAGGCTGAATACGATCTTGAAAAAGCCAGGCAGCACAAGCAGCCAAAGATCGCCCGCTTAAGGGCTAAGCTTGCGCTCACTTAA
- a CDS encoding type II toxin-antitoxin system RelE/ParE family toxin, whose product MIKSFRHKGLEIFFRTASTRGIRAAHASKLGRILRSLNAAEMPSDMDLPGYDLHPLIGDLKDFWSVSVNGNWRVIFIFVGTDVELVDYLDYH is encoded by the coding sequence GTGATAAAAAGTTTTCGCCATAAAGGGCTTGAAATCTTTTTCCGTACCGCCTCAACACGCGGTATTCGGGCAGCCCATGCCTCTAAACTCGGGCGAATATTACGCTCGTTAAACGCTGCCGAAATGCCTTCCGATATGGACTTACCAGGATATGATCTGCACCCATTGATAGGAGATCTCAAGGACTTTTGGTCAGTTAGCGTCAATGGAAATTGGCGTGTGATTTTTATTTTTGTGGGGACAGATGTCGAGCTTGTTGATTATCTGGACTATCACTAA